From the genome of Halomonas sp. 1513, one region includes:
- a CDS encoding exonuclease SbcCD subunit D → MKLIHTADWHLGQSFHGQERHAEHRAFLDWLLDTLAERRADALLVAGDLFDVVNPSLRAQELLYDFIVRAHQRLPRLDIVLIAGNHDSGNRIELPAPLMKRLRTHALGRVNWLNDGRLDAERLLVPLTDSDGETRAWCLALPFLRPAEVTGAGLGADQAADDGEQHNDYVAGIERVHQQLIAAARDQRQPGQALVAMSHAHLHGAAVSEASERPIVIGGEESIPASLFPAEIAYVALGHLHRAQQVGEARIRYSGSPLPLDFSEVDYPHQVVEVTLDGDSLAASEAIRVPRPVAMLRIGPAPLEEVLAELEALEDDPALARERWPWLEVRVELEAPIPDLRARVDAALEGKALRLLRLERRLPRVAEQADTARIDLESLGPRKLFERTWQARWGEPPGEAVMADLDRLLQEVLDSDDEEPRP, encoded by the coding sequence GTGAAGCTGATCCACACCGCCGACTGGCACCTCGGCCAGAGTTTTCATGGTCAGGAGCGCCATGCCGAACACCGCGCCTTCCTGGACTGGCTGCTCGATACCCTGGCCGAGCGCCGAGCCGACGCCCTGCTGGTGGCCGGCGACCTGTTCGACGTTGTCAATCCTTCGTTGCGCGCCCAGGAGCTGCTCTACGACTTCATCGTCCGCGCCCACCAGCGGCTGCCGCGGCTGGATATCGTGCTGATCGCCGGCAACCACGACAGCGGCAATCGCATCGAACTGCCGGCACCGCTGATGAAACGACTGCGCACCCACGCCCTGGGCCGGGTGAACTGGCTGAATGATGGCCGCCTCGACGCCGAGCGCCTGCTGGTACCGCTCACCGACAGCGACGGCGAGACCCGCGCCTGGTGCCTGGCGCTGCCCTTCCTGCGCCCCGCCGAGGTCACCGGGGCGGGGCTTGGTGCCGACCAAGCCGCCGACGATGGCGAACAGCACAACGACTACGTGGCCGGCATCGAACGGGTCCACCAGCAGCTGATTGCCGCCGCCCGCGACCAGCGCCAGCCCGGCCAGGCGCTGGTCGCCATGAGTCACGCCCACCTGCACGGCGCGGCGGTGTCGGAAGCCAGCGAACGCCCCATCGTGATCGGCGGCGAAGAGTCGATCCCGGCGTCGCTGTTCCCCGCCGAGATCGCCTATGTCGCCCTCGGCCATCTGCACCGCGCCCAGCAGGTTGGCGAGGCGCGCATCCGCTACAGCGGCAGCCCCCTGCCGCTGGACTTCAGCGAGGTCGACTACCCGCACCAGGTGGTCGAGGTCACCCTCGACGGCGACAGCCTGGCGGCCAGCGAGGCAATTCGCGTGCCGCGCCCGGTGGCCATGCTGCGCATCGGCCCCGCGCCCCTTGAAGAGGTGCTTGCCGAGCTAGAGGCCCTGGAGGATGACCCCGCGCTGGCCCGTGAGCGCTGGCCCTGGCTGGAGGTACGCGTCGAGCTCGAGGCGCCGATTCCCGACCTGCGCGCCCGGGTAGACGCCGCCCTGGAAGGCAAAGCCCTGCGCCTGCTGCGTTTGGAGCGGCGCCTGCCGCGGGTCGCCGAACAGGCCGACACGGCGCGGATCGACCTCGAGAGCCTGGGGCCGCGCAAGCTATTCGAGCGCACCTGGCAAGCGCGCTGGGGCGAGCCCCCCGGCGAGGCGGTGATGGCCGACCTCGACCGGCTGCTGCAGGAGGTGCTGGACAGCGACGACGAGGAGCCGCGGCCATGA
- a CDS encoding C4-dicarboxylate ABC transporter substrate-binding protein, giving the protein MKRFALLPLAAATVMMATATQAVADREGWPDSFTMGTASQGGTYYIYGSGWANLIADELGDISGGGEVTGGPTQNLALVHNGDISFGMATMGPATDAVNGESPLAPGVPMDNVCAMFPMYETPFSITALSNSGITSISEIPDGARIGFGPSGSTSDTYFPAILEELGIDFERRNGGWTDLGGQLQDGLLDVIAFAAGIPIPAVSQLEVQTDVNIIEFTEEEQQTAIDAYPVSEFMIPADTYETLEEDARAVSMWNFAIARCDLPEDFVYEVTRITMENNDKMMDVHRSAATTIPENVVHNDVMPFHAGAARWFNENGYEIDDDMIH; this is encoded by the coding sequence GTGAAACGATTTGCACTGCTTCCCCTCGCTGCCGCCACCGTGATGATGGCTACCGCCACCCAGGCCGTGGCCGACCGTGAAGGCTGGCCTGATAGCTTCACCATGGGCACCGCCAGCCAAGGTGGCACCTACTACATCTACGGTTCCGGCTGGGCCAACCTGATCGCCGACGAGCTGGGCGACATCTCCGGCGGCGGCGAAGTCACCGGCGGCCCGACCCAGAACCTGGCGCTGGTCCACAACGGCGACATCTCCTTCGGGATGGCTACCATGGGGCCGGCCACCGATGCGGTGAATGGCGAGAGTCCGCTGGCGCCGGGCGTGCCGATGGACAACGTCTGTGCCATGTTCCCGATGTACGAGACGCCGTTCTCGATTACTGCATTGTCGAATTCCGGGATTACCAGCATCTCAGAGATTCCCGACGGCGCGCGGATCGGTTTCGGCCCTTCCGGCTCGACCTCCGACACCTACTTCCCGGCGATCCTCGAGGAGCTGGGAATCGACTTCGAGCGGCGTAACGGCGGCTGGACCGACCTGGGTGGCCAGCTGCAGGATGGCCTGCTCGACGTCATCGCCTTCGCCGCGGGCATCCCGATCCCGGCGGTCAGCCAGCTCGAGGTGCAGACCGATGTCAACATCATCGAATTCACCGAGGAAGAGCAGCAGACTGCCATCGACGCTTACCCGGTCTCCGAATTCATGATCCCGGCCGACACCTACGAGACCCTCGAGGAAGACGCCCGCGCCGTGTCGATGTGGAACTTCGCCATCGCCCGCTGCGACCTGCCGGAAGACTTCGTCTACGAAGTCACGCGCATCACCATGGAGAACAACGACAAGATGATGGACGTGCACCGTAGTGCCGCAACCACCATCCCCGAGAATGTCGTGCACAACGACGTGATGCCGTTCCACGCGGGCGCCGCGCGCTGGTTCAACGAGAACGGCTACGAGATCGATGACGACATGATTCACTAA
- a CDS encoding C4-dicarboxylate ABC transporter permease has product MSDNDKTPPAAGRGADEGAENKDAKELLAEGVDEEVIESNRRLFTGWQWALFGGLAIAYSLFHLITLNVIPMETWSYRVIHIAGALILGYGLYTGARFASDTHQAAPKWQAVLAGLLLLPALYALLQTFLMWRAIAGGAQRIEPHIEAWHYGYPLILATAAAIVMSWLYRQVREKFALPDLVLMVCALASAGYFLVIYNTPLRMSTGTSFAPMGISYAAIAGSLLILEMTRRVTGNALVIISLVFLAYVWGGPYLPGFLGYPGLSVGRFFSQVYTDAGILGPTTAVSSTYIILFIIFAAFLQASKVGDYFVNFAFAAAGRARGGPAKVSIFASGLMGMINGTSAGNVVSTGSLTIPLMKKVGYPARSAGAIEAAASSGGQIMPPIMGAGAFIMAEITGIPYREIAVAALIPAALYFLSVYCMVDFEAARKGMRGMRKDEIPQFRRLVKQVYLFAPIIILIAALFMGYSVIRAGTLATASAAVVSWLSPHKMGIPSILRALQLAGTMSIQIIVVCACAGLIVGVISLTGVGARFSSLLLGLAGVSQLLALFFAMCISILLGMGMPTTAAYAVAASVVAPGLIGIGIQPLVAHFFVFYFAVMSAITPPVALAAYAASGISGANAMETSTTSFKIGLAAFIVPFMFFYSPAILMEGSGMQILRVAVTATIGVVMLAAAVQAWYFGAVKSWQRLLLLAGAICMIYGGIYTDIAGLLVGGGLLMLQRRQSGDRPMPGTT; this is encoded by the coding sequence ATGAGCGATAACGACAAGACCCCGCCGGCTGCCGGACGCGGTGCCGATGAGGGGGCCGAGAACAAGGACGCCAAAGAGCTACTCGCCGAAGGCGTCGACGAAGAGGTCATCGAGTCCAATCGCCGCCTGTTTACCGGCTGGCAGTGGGCGCTGTTCGGCGGTCTGGCGATTGCCTACTCGCTGTTCCACCTGATCACCCTCAACGTGATCCCGATGGAGACCTGGTCGTACCGGGTGATCCACATCGCCGGCGCGCTGATCCTTGGATACGGCCTCTATACCGGCGCGCGCTTCGCCTCTGACACCCATCAGGCGGCGCCCAAGTGGCAGGCCGTGCTGGCCGGGCTGCTGCTGCTGCCGGCGCTCTACGCGCTGCTGCAGACCTTCCTGATGTGGCGCGCCATTGCCGGCGGTGCCCAGCGCATCGAGCCGCATATCGAGGCCTGGCATTACGGCTATCCGCTGATCCTGGCCACCGCCGCGGCCATCGTGATGTCGTGGCTGTATCGTCAGGTGCGTGAGAAGTTCGCGCTGCCCGATCTGGTGCTGATGGTCTGCGCCCTGGCCAGCGCCGGCTACTTCCTGGTCATCTACAACACCCCGCTGCGCATGTCGACCGGCACCTCCTTCGCGCCGATGGGGATCTCCTACGCGGCCATCGCCGGCTCGCTGCTGATTCTCGAAATGACCCGCCGGGTCACCGGCAATGCGTTGGTGATCATCTCGCTGGTGTTCCTTGCCTATGTCTGGGGCGGGCCCTATCTTCCCGGTTTCCTCGGCTACCCGGGCCTCTCGGTGGGGCGCTTCTTCAGCCAGGTGTATACCGATGCCGGGATCCTCGGCCCGACCACCGCGGTGTCGTCGACCTACATCATTCTGTTCATCATCTTCGCCGCCTTCCTGCAGGCCTCCAAGGTCGGCGACTACTTCGTCAACTTCGCCTTCGCCGCCGCCGGCCGCGCCCGCGGTGGCCCGGCCAAGGTCTCGATCTTCGCCTCCGGCCTGATGGGCATGATCAACGGCACCAGCGCCGGCAACGTGGTCTCCACCGGCTCGCTGACCATCCCGCTGATGAAGAAGGTCGGCTATCCGGCGCGCAGTGCCGGGGCGATCGAGGCCGCGGCCTCCAGCGGTGGCCAGATCATGCCGCCGATCATGGGTGCCGGCGCCTTCATCATGGCCGAGATCACCGGTATTCCCTACCGCGAGATCGCCGTGGCGGCGCTGATCCCCGCCGCGCTGTACTTCCTCTCGGTGTACTGCATGGTCGACTTCGAGGCGGCCCGCAAAGGCATGCGCGGCATGCGCAAGGACGAGATCCCGCAGTTCCGCCGGCTGGTCAAGCAGGTCTACCTGTTCGCGCCGATCATCATCCTGATCGCCGCGCTGTTCATGGGCTACTCGGTGATCCGCGCCGGCACCCTGGCCACCGCCTCGGCGGCCGTGGTCAGCTGGCTGTCGCCGCACAAGATGGGCATTCCCTCGATCCTGAGGGCGCTGCAGCTGGCCGGCACCATGTCGATCCAGATCATCGTGGTGTGTGCCTGCGCCGGCCTGATCGTCGGGGTGATCTCGCTGACCGGGGTCGGTGCGCGCTTCTCGTCGCTGCTGCTTGGCCTGGCCGGGGTCAGCCAGCTGCTGGCGCTGTTCTTCGCCATGTGCATCTCGATCCTGCTGGGCATGGGCATGCCGACCACGGCGGCCTATGCGGTGGCCGCCTCGGTGGTCGCGCCGGGCCTGATCGGGATCGGCATCCAGCCGCTGGTGGCGCACTTCTTCGTGTTCTACTTCGCGGTGATGTCGGCGATCACGCCGCCGGTGGCACTGGCCGCCTATGCGGCCTCGGGGATCTCGGGGGCCAACGCCATGGAGACCTCGACCACCTCGTTCAAGATCGGGCTGGCGGCCTTCATCGTGCCGTTCATGTTCTTCTACAGCCCGGCGATCCTGATGGAGGGCAGCGGCATGCAGATCCTGCGCGTCGCGGTGACCGCGACGATCGGCGTGGTGATGCTCGCCGCCGCCGTGCAAGCCTGGTACTTCGGGGCGGTCAAGTCGTGGCAGCGGCTGCTGCTGCTGGCCGGCGCGATCTGCATGATCTATGGCGGCATCTATACCGATATTGCCGGCTTGCTGGTGGGCGGCGGCCTGCTGATGCTGCAACGGCGTCAGTCTGGTGATCGCCCGATGCCCGGCACCACCTGA
- a CDS encoding endonuclease V produces the protein MTALHDWSLTPSAAVALQRELAPRLILEDRVEAVATIAGVDIGFEAAGEITRAAVVLLAWPSLERLEQHVHREPTRMPYVPGLLSFREVPAALAAFAKLQRRPDLVMVDGQGIAHPRRLGVAAHLGLWLDLPTIGIAKSRLCGEYGEVPVARGEWTPLTHRGETIGAVLRSRQGVKPVFVSPGHRLSLTTAVDWVVRCLGRTKLPEPTRLADRLASRRGS, from the coding sequence GTGACGGCGCTGCATGATTGGTCGCTGACGCCGAGCGCGGCGGTTGCCCTGCAGCGCGAGCTGGCGCCGCGACTGATCCTCGAGGATCGGGTCGAGGCGGTAGCGACCATCGCCGGTGTCGATATCGGTTTCGAGGCGGCGGGCGAGATCACGCGGGCGGCGGTCGTGCTGCTGGCTTGGCCCTCCCTCGAACGCCTCGAGCAGCACGTTCATCGTGAACCCACCCGCATGCCCTACGTGCCCGGACTGCTCTCCTTCCGGGAGGTACCCGCCGCGCTGGCCGCATTCGCTAAGCTGCAGCGGCGCCCCGACCTGGTCATGGTCGACGGCCAGGGCATCGCCCACCCGCGTCGCCTGGGCGTCGCTGCGCATCTTGGTCTGTGGCTGGATCTGCCGACCATTGGCATTGCCAAGTCGCGCCTGTGTGGCGAGTACGGCGAGGTGCCTGTGGCCAGGGGCGAGTGGACGCCGCTCACGCATCGCGGCGAGACCATCGGTGCGGTGCTCCGATCACGCCAGGGCGTAAAGCCGGTGTTCGTCTCCCCGGGGCATCGCCTGAGCCTGACCACCGCGGTCGACTGGGTGGTGCGCTGCCTGGGGCGCACCAAGCTACCCGAGCCGACCCGGCTGGCCGACCGCCTCGCCTCGCGGCGGGGCAGTTAG
- a CDS encoding lipid hydroperoxide peroxidase: protein MKQVTRAGTPVDVAGDFPQSGQAAPSLTLTNQDMQDVTLADFAGKRKVLNIIPSVDTPTCATSTRKFNELASKMANTVVLVVSADLPFAAKRFCGAEGLDDVITLSTFRHPAFHRDYGVALSSGPMTGLTARAVVVIDEQDRVIHSQLVDEIKHEPDYEAALAALD, encoded by the coding sequence ATGAAACAGGTAACCCGTGCTGGAACCCCCGTCGACGTTGCCGGCGATTTTCCGCAGAGCGGCCAGGCGGCGCCATCGCTGACGCTGACCAATCAGGACATGCAGGACGTCACCCTTGCCGACTTCGCCGGCAAGCGCAAGGTGCTCAACATCATTCCCAGCGTCGATACCCCGACCTGTGCCACCTCGACGCGCAAGTTCAACGAGCTGGCGTCGAAGATGGCCAATACCGTGGTGCTGGTGGTATCGGCGGACCTGCCGTTCGCCGCCAAGCGCTTCTGCGGCGCCGAGGGGCTGGACGATGTCATCACCCTGTCGACCTTTCGCCATCCGGCCTTTCATCGCGACTACGGCGTGGCGTTGTCCAGCGGGCCGATGACCGGCTTGACCGCGCGGGCGGTGGTGGTGATCGATGAACAAGACCGGGTGATCCATAGTCAACTGGTCGACGAGATCAAGCACGAGCCAGACTATGAGGCAGCGCTGGCCGCGCTGGACTGA
- a CDS encoding OsmC family peroxiredoxin yields MSITNKASAHWKGDLKTGQGSVSTASGSLDKTPYGFKNRFEGEPGTNPEELIGAAHASCFSMALSMILGEAGLTADSIDTQATVKLDQDDSGFSITAIHLETTAKIPGADDAAFQDAANKAKAGCPISKLFNAEITLEATLAN; encoded by the coding sequence ATGAGCATAACCAACAAGGCTTCAGCGCATTGGAAGGGCGATCTCAAGACGGGCCAGGGATCGGTCTCCACCGCCAGCGGGTCGCTCGACAAGACCCCGTACGGCTTCAAGAACCGCTTCGAAGGCGAACCCGGCACCAATCCCGAGGAACTGATCGGTGCGGCCCATGCCAGCTGCTTTTCCATGGCGCTGTCGATGATCCTCGGCGAGGCTGGCCTCACCGCGGACAGCATCGACACTCAGGCCACGGTCAAGCTCGACCAGGATGACAGCGGCTTCAGCATCACCGCGATTCACCTCGAGACCACGGCCAAGATCCCCGGTGCCGACGACGCGGCGTTCCAGGATGCCGCCAACAAGGCCAAGGCGGGGTGCCCGATCTCCAAGCTGTTCAATGCCGAGATCACCCTCGAGGCGACACTCGCCAACTGA
- a CDS encoding gamma-glutamyl-gamma-aminobutyrate hydrolase, which yields MPRPLIGITTSDYKSRIAWWFDWFAVWRHGGRPLRLSPSRPHPETLDGLIIGGGDDIEAHLYGGEVQLDVRVDPQRDELELQLLERFIPTGCPVLGICRGAQLLNVHLGGTLDPDIYTTHEGLKRRRTVLPRKTVDIVGASRLQRILKVSWCRINSLHHQAVEKAGRGIEIVARDRDGLVQGIESREHDFLIGVQWHPEWLIFNRPQQRLIRALVKASSRHAARRASAPTQDGHPLGGRQAR from the coding sequence ATGCCCCGCCCACTGATCGGCATTACCACCTCCGACTACAAGAGCCGCATTGCCTGGTGGTTCGACTGGTTCGCCGTATGGCGTCACGGCGGCCGTCCGCTGCGGCTGTCGCCGTCACGCCCCCACCCCGAGACGCTCGACGGGCTGATCATCGGCGGCGGCGACGATATCGAAGCCCACCTCTACGGCGGCGAGGTGCAGCTCGACGTGCGCGTCGACCCCCAGCGCGACGAGCTCGAACTGCAGCTGCTCGAGCGTTTCATTCCCACCGGTTGCCCGGTACTCGGCATCTGCCGCGGCGCCCAGCTGCTCAACGTGCACCTCGGTGGCACCCTCGATCCGGATATCTATACCACCCACGAGGGCCTCAAGCGACGCCGCACGGTGCTGCCGCGCAAGACCGTCGACATCGTCGGCGCCAGCCGGCTGCAGCGTATCCTCAAGGTCAGCTGGTGCCGCATCAACAGCCTTCATCATCAGGCGGTAGAGAAGGCCGGGCGCGGCATCGAGATCGTCGCCCGTGACCGCGACGGCCTGGTGCAGGGCATCGAGTCCCGCGAGCACGACTTCCTGATCGGCGTGCAATGGCACCCCGAGTGGCTGATTTTCAACCGCCCGCAGCAGCGCCTGATTCGCGCCTTGGTCAAGGCCTCGAGCCGCCATGCCGCGCGTCGCGCGAGCGCCCCAACGCAAGACGGCCACCCGCTGGGTGGCCGTCAGGCACGCTGA
- a CDS encoding amidoligase enzyme: MDVRPPPTPQTVEGQTRRVGVEIEFAGITPANAAQLVCELFGGQVVVLSPHRLKVEGTRWGEFGIELDAQVAHPDAKVIDQAPISDAEWDRQRHQMRVEFHNKTRELIGDVVAGLVPTEIVCPPVPWDQLDALDALFDALRVHGAKGTDASLLYGFGLHLNPEVPDLGVDSILAHLRAYLLLAEWLRDQIDIDITREVLPHANPFPKAYAILVLDPDYRPDLDTLIGDYIQHNPTRNRELDLFPLFGYLRPDYPDAMFSDALIKPRPTYHYRLPNAQLSAPQWGSVVEWNLWVEVEILAADLERLEERSQEYLAHHTLSPMTRWLDKLRSWMKES, encoded by the coding sequence ATGGATGTGCGCCCACCCCCGACACCCCAGACCGTAGAAGGCCAGACGCGGCGTGTCGGCGTCGAGATCGAATTTGCCGGCATCACCCCCGCCAACGCCGCCCAACTGGTCTGCGAGCTGTTCGGCGGCCAGGTGGTAGTGCTCAGCCCCCATCGCCTCAAGGTCGAGGGCACCCGCTGGGGCGAGTTCGGTATCGAGCTGGACGCCCAGGTCGCGCATCCCGATGCCAAGGTCATCGATCAAGCCCCTATCAGCGATGCCGAATGGGATCGCCAGCGCCACCAGATGCGGGTCGAATTTCACAATAAGACCCGCGAGCTGATCGGCGACGTGGTGGCCGGCCTGGTACCCACCGAGATCGTCTGCCCGCCAGTGCCCTGGGACCAGCTCGACGCGCTCGATGCGCTGTTCGATGCGCTGCGCGTACACGGCGCCAAGGGAACCGACGCCAGCCTGCTCTACGGCTTCGGCCTGCACCTCAACCCCGAAGTGCCGGACCTCGGCGTCGACTCGATCCTTGCCCATCTGCGCGCCTATCTGCTGCTCGCCGAGTGGCTGCGCGATCAGATCGACATCGACATCACCCGCGAGGTCCTGCCCCACGCCAACCCCTTTCCCAAGGCCTACGCGATCCTGGTGCTCGACCCCGACTACCGACCGGACCTCGACACCCTGATCGGCGACTATATCCAGCACAATCCGACCCGCAACCGCGAACTCGACCTGTTCCCGCTGTTTGGCTACCTGCGCCCCGACTATCCCGACGCCATGTTCAGCGATGCCCTGATCAAGCCGCGCCCCACCTATCACTATCGACTACCCAATGCCCAGCTGTCGGCACCGCAGTGGGGCTCGGTGGTGGAGTGGAACCTGTGGGTCGAGGTCGAGATCCTCGCCGCGGACCTCGAGCGCCTGGAAGAGCGTTCGCAGGAGTATCTCGCGCACCACACGCTATCACCCATGACGCGCTGGCTGGACAAGCTACGCAGCTGGATGAAAGAGTCCTGA
- a CDS encoding mechanosensitive ion channel protein MscS — protein MPRAATDLLSDRLLRFGWLLLVLLALCLALPQQVGAQALPLAGLAGGEEAGDEHDPEAFLESLDEVIATLEDAERRGSLVENLRDLREASAQAEGEETALPRQGLLGALADTLSDFGDQAEAGQSPLDVWQTQFDQALSESLELLDEASSGDLMRLAVEATVMLGIWVGLLIILMAAARLVALRHDWPLRLPREPRAWQLVVHLLRRLLPWLLAFLLMLGVGQFVPESAGRAVALVVAYAALCGRLLAVIVEVVVSVFTRGHRFVAVSHLRQRALRRLFAIGALVALADALESGYLIELLGGNLSSLLSVLANILAALLAGSFVMRFKRPIKHLIRNRPYAQRHHASTSYDLIWALGGLWHVPALLLVGASLLAIFVSVGDAGGALTRAIISAALLVLTLVVTGLIRRHGETTTRRKRISEYRKRLERFGYALAHMVCWVAFGELSLQVWGGSLLGLGQQGVASARIGQALVAIGVTVLVAWLAWIFADTAIQRALTSSARSRGRRVNSARAQTITPLIRNVIFATIVVIAAIVGLANLGVNVTPLLAGAGVIGLAIGFGAQTLVQDLITGIFILIEDSLAIDDFVDLGGHLGTVEGLTLRTVRLRDLDGIVHIITFSQIQSIHNMSRQFGIALMRVRIPHAMKIDDAISLVREVADELRQDPMMRHHIWSPLELQGIERFEEGAAVLRMRMRTAPVMQWDVARAFNLRLKQRMEEDGLDVAMPRMSIQMEGRLGESLDEGQGETPEAPQDSAGREPGEAGVADPEGETSPSGGSPDPAPSR, from the coding sequence ATGCCGCGAGCCGCCACTGACCTGCTGTCCGACCGCCTGCTGCGATTCGGCTGGCTGCTGCTTGTGCTGCTGGCGCTGTGCCTGGCGCTGCCGCAACAGGTGGGCGCCCAGGCCTTGCCCCTGGCCGGTTTGGCCGGCGGCGAGGAGGCGGGCGACGAGCACGACCCCGAGGCGTTTCTTGAATCGCTGGACGAAGTGATCGCGACCCTCGAAGACGCCGAGCGACGCGGCTCCCTGGTCGAGAACCTGCGCGACCTGCGCGAGGCTTCGGCCCAGGCCGAGGGCGAGGAAACCGCGCTGCCACGCCAGGGGCTGCTGGGCGCCCTGGCGGATACCCTCAGCGACTTTGGCGATCAGGCAGAGGCCGGCCAATCGCCGCTCGATGTGTGGCAGACCCAGTTCGACCAGGCGCTAAGCGAGAGCCTTGAGCTGCTTGACGAGGCGAGTTCCGGAGACCTGATGCGCCTGGCCGTCGAAGCCACGGTGATGCTGGGGATCTGGGTCGGTCTGCTGATCATCCTGATGGCGGCTGCCCGGCTGGTGGCGCTGCGCCACGACTGGCCGCTACGTCTGCCACGCGAGCCCCGCGCCTGGCAGCTGGTCGTCCATCTGCTCCGCCGCCTGCTGCCCTGGCTGCTGGCGTTCCTGCTCATGCTCGGAGTGGGGCAGTTCGTGCCGGAAAGCGCCGGGCGAGCAGTGGCGCTGGTAGTAGCCTACGCGGCGCTTTGCGGCCGGCTGCTGGCGGTAATCGTCGAGGTGGTGGTGTCGGTGTTCACCCGCGGCCATCGCTTCGTGGCCGTCTCCCACCTACGCCAGCGCGCGCTGCGTCGGCTGTTTGCCATCGGTGCGCTGGTGGCGCTGGCCGATGCGCTGGAGTCGGGCTATCTGATCGAGCTGCTCGGCGGCAATCTTTCTTCGCTGCTGTCGGTACTGGCCAATATCCTCGCCGCGCTGCTGGCGGGCTCGTTCGTGATGCGCTTCAAGCGTCCCATCAAGCACCTGATCCGCAATCGCCCCTACGCCCAGCGGCACCACGCCAGCACCAGCTACGACCTGATATGGGCGCTGGGGGGGCTGTGGCACGTACCCGCGCTGCTGCTGGTCGGCGCCTCACTGCTGGCGATCTTCGTCTCGGTGGGCGATGCCGGCGGCGCGCTGACCCGGGCGATCATCTCGGCGGCGCTGCTGGTGCTGACGCTGGTGGTGACCGGGCTGATTCGCCGCCACGGCGAGACGACGACCCGGCGCAAGCGCATTTCAGAATATCGCAAGCGCCTCGAGCGTTTCGGCTATGCGCTGGCGCACATGGTCTGCTGGGTGGCGTTCGGCGAGCTCTCGCTGCAGGTGTGGGGCGGCTCGCTGCTGGGCCTCGGCCAGCAGGGGGTGGCCAGTGCGCGCATCGGTCAGGCGCTGGTGGCGATCGGTGTCACCGTGCTGGTGGCGTGGTTGGCGTGGATCTTCGCCGACACCGCGATCCAGCGTGCCCTGACATCGTCGGCGCGTTCCCGCGGAAGGCGGGTCAACAGCGCCCGGGCGCAGACCATCACACCGCTGATTCGCAACGTGATCTTCGCCACCATCGTGGTGATCGCGGCCATCGTCGGGCTGGCCAATCTCGGCGTCAACGTCACGCCGCTGCTGGCCGGTGCCGGGGTGATCGGCCTGGCGATTGGCTTCGGTGCCCAGACCCTGGTGCAGGATCTGATCACCGGTATCTTCATCCTCATCGAGGACTCGCTGGCGATCGACGACTTCGTCGACCTGGGCGGCCACCTCGGCACCGTCGAAGGCCTGACGCTGCGTACCGTTCGGCTGCGCGACCTAGACGGCATCGTGCACATCATCACCTTCAGCCAGATCCAGTCGATCCACAACATGTCGCGCCAGTTCGGCATCGCCCTGATGCGGGTGCGCATCCCCCATGCGATGAAGATCGATGACGCCATCAGCCTGGTGCGCGAGGTGGCCGATGAGCTGCGCCAGGACCCGATGATGCGCCACCATATCTGGTCGCCGCTGGAGCTGCAGGGCATCGAGCGCTTCGAGGAGGGGGCGGCGGTACTGCGTATGCGCATGCGCACCGCGCCGGTGATGCAGTGGGACGTGGCGCGCGCCTTCAACCTGCGCCTCAAGCAGCGCATGGAAGAGGATGGCCTGGACGTCGCCATGCCGCGCATGAGCATCCAGATGGAGGGGCGCCTCGGCGAATCGCTGGACGAAGGCCAGGGCGAGACCCCCGAGGCGCCCCAGGACAGCGCCGGCCGCGAGCCCGGCGAAGCCGGGGTCGCCGACCCCGAGGGCGAGACCAGCCCCAGCGGCGGCTCGCCGGACCCTGCCCCATCGCGGTGA
- a CDS encoding glutaredoxin: protein MRLVLRYFFRTLRLLLAPVMLIAEKLSTPQSVERTDEQQAEVDRACESLALYQFRTCPFCIKVRKEIARLGLKIEIRDAQLDPDHRQALQEGGGKVKVPCLHITHDDGSVEWLYESDAINAYLHKRFGASA, encoded by the coding sequence ATGAGGCTCGTACTACGCTATTTCTTCCGCACCCTGCGACTGCTGCTGGCCCCGGTGATGCTGATCGCCGAGAAGCTCAGCACGCCGCAATCGGTAGAGCGCACCGATGAGCAGCAGGCCGAGGTGGATCGCGCCTGTGAATCGCTGGCGCTCTACCAGTTCCGCACCTGCCCGTTCTGCATCAAGGTGCGCAAGGAGATCGCCCGGCTGGGGCTCAAGATCGAAATCCGCGACGCCCAGCTCGACCCCGACCACCGCCAGGCGCTGCAGGAGGGCGGCGGCAAGGTCAAGGTGCCGTGCCTGCATATCACCCACGACGATGGCAGCGTCGAGTGGCTCTACGAGTCGGACGCCATCAACGCCTACCTGCACAAGCGCTTCGGGGCGTCAGCCTGA